One genomic region from Terasakiella sp. SH-1 encodes:
- the queA gene encoding tRNA preQ1(34) S-adenosylmethionine ribosyltransferase-isomerase QueA — protein MKVDDFDFDLPKELIAQRPVTPRDASKLLRIDADLSDHIFADLPDHLSTGDLLVFNNTRVIPARLKGKRGEANVEVTLHKHEGEGTWIAFAKGAKKLKPGQTIIFDHDFSADVLDKDGGEVTLKFSCEGAALMEALEAHGGMPLPPYIKREGLADEQDKSDYQTVYAEKEGAVAAPTAGLHFTAELLKKLEEKGVKFAYVTLHVGAGTFLPVKVDDVADHKMHAEFGVVDQATSDLINETHAAGKRVVAVGTTSLRLLESAAPEKNVMAPFEGDTDIFITPGYEFKIVDMLTTNFHLPRSTLFMLVSAFAGFERMKKAYAYAIDHGYRFYSYGDGSLLSRHDQI, from the coding sequence ATGAAAGTCGATGATTTCGACTTCGATCTGCCCAAAGAGCTGATTGCGCAGCGCCCGGTTACGCCGCGCGATGCTTCCAAGCTGTTGCGCATTGATGCAGATTTAAGCGATCATATTTTTGCAGACCTGCCTGATCATCTTAGTACAGGCGACCTGTTGGTTTTTAACAATACCCGTGTGATCCCGGCTCGCTTAAAAGGCAAACGCGGTGAGGCCAATGTGGAAGTGACCCTTCATAAACATGAAGGCGAAGGCACGTGGATTGCCTTTGCCAAAGGGGCAAAAAAGCTGAAACCCGGCCAGACCATTATCTTTGATCATGATTTCAGTGCTGATGTGCTCGATAAAGACGGCGGTGAAGTCACCCTGAAGTTTTCCTGTGAGGGTGCTGCCCTGATGGAGGCTTTGGAAGCCCATGGCGGCATGCCGCTGCCACCTTATATCAAGCGTGAAGGCTTGGCCGATGAACAGGATAAGTCAGACTATCAAACGGTTTATGCCGAAAAAGAAGGCGCGGTGGCGGCCCCCACGGCTGGCCTGCATTTCACAGCGGAACTGTTGAAAAAGCTGGAAGAAAAGGGCGTGAAATTTGCCTATGTCACCTTACATGTGGGGGCGGGTACCTTTCTGCCGGTGAAGGTTGATGATGTGGCAGATCATAAAATGCACGCCGAATTCGGTGTGGTCGATCAGGCAACATCGGACTTGATTAATGAAACACACGCGGCAGGCAAACGCGTGGTGGCTGTGGGCACCACATCCTTGCGCCTGTTGGAAAGTGCCGCGCCTGAAAAAAATGTCATGGCCCCGTTTGAAGGTGATACAGATATCTTTATCACGCCGGGTTATGAGTTTAAAATCGTCGATATGTTGACGACCAATTTCCATTTGCCACGCTCCACCCTGTTTATGCTGGTGTCAGCCTTTGCCGGGTTTGAGCGTATGAAAAAGGCTTATGCCTATGCCATTGACCATGGCTATCGTTTTTATTCTTATGGGGACGGTTCACTCTTGAGCCGCCATGATCAGATATGA
- the queF gene encoding preQ(1) synthase gives MSDQTIYADLEQLGSTTDSPTNPDEAKLEAVKNPHPGTDYLVRFTCPEFTSLCPVTGQPDFAHIVIDYVPEELLVESKSLKVYLHAFRNHGDFHEACTVGIAKRLVELLKPKWLRIGGYWYPRGGIPIDVFWQTGEAPKGVWIPDQGVPGYRGRG, from the coding sequence ATGTCTGATCAAACTATTTATGCCGATCTGGAACAGCTAGGTTCCACAACCGATTCACCGACCAACCCGGATGAAGCCAAACTGGAAGCGGTGAAGAATCCGCACCCGGGTACGGACTATCTGGTGCGTTTTACCTGTCCTGAATTTACCTCGCTCTGCCCGGTAACAGGTCAGCCGGATTTTGCCCATATCGTGATTGATTATGTGCCGGAAGAGTTGTTGGTGGAAAGTAAATCTCTGAAAGTCTACCTCCATGCCTTTCGCAACCACGGGGACTTTCATGAAGCCTGCACAGTGGGGATCGCCAAACGTTTGGTCGAGTTATTGAAACCAAAATGGTTGCGCATCGGCGGTTATTGGTATCCGCGCGGCGGCATTCCCATTGATGTCTTCTGGCAAACCGGCGAAGCGCCTAAAGGGGTGTGGATTCCAGATCAAGGCGTACCGGGTTATCGCGGCCGGGGCTAA
- a CDS encoding ArsC family reductase, translating into MIKFVGLKNCDTCRKAKKWLEAEGFDYEYQDVRADGLNAEDLSVWAGKVGWEALLNRRGTTWRTLDEAQKSDVDEAKAIALMVEHPALMKRPVFQSGDQIILGFKQEQMDALLALK; encoded by the coding sequence ATGATTAAATTTGTTGGATTGAAAAATTGTGATACGTGCCGCAAGGCTAAAAAGTGGCTGGAGGCTGAAGGTTTTGACTATGAATATCAAGATGTACGCGCCGATGGATTAAATGCTGAGGATTTAAGCGTTTGGGCAGGTAAAGTGGGCTGGGAAGCCCTGTTAAACCGCCGTGGTACCACGTGGCGTACCCTTGATGAGGCACAAAAGTCTGATGTGGATGAGGCCAAAGCCATTGCCTTGATGGTGGAACATCCCGCCTTGATGAAACGCCCTGTTTTCCAATCTGGTGATCAAATCATCCTTGGTTTTAAACAAGAGCAAATGGATGCTTTGCTTGCCCTGAAATAG
- a CDS encoding NAD(P)-dependent alcohol dehydrogenase gives MKAWQIENSFGLENLHIKEVAYPKLQNGQVLIKMAACSLNYRDLVTVAGAYGKTVKTPLVPCSDGVGTVVEQGPNATRFPIGTRISPIFFPHWIDGAATPYVLPDALGGAYDGTLAQYMAVDEKACVMVPDHLTDVQAASLPCAALTAWSALFEQADLNSSDSLVIQGTGGVALFALLFAKAVGAQVLITSSSDQKLAMAKELGADHTVNYYDNPNWRNEVKSVWSEGADHIIELGGAQTLEQSIRSVRIGGHISLIGVLTGTNTSSIPLPLILMRNIRIQGVTVGSRSAFERMNDFIREHKITPVIDRTFNFNEVPSAFKYLESGQHFGKVCIEL, from the coding sequence ATGAAAGCGTGGCAGATTGAAAATTCCTTCGGCCTGGAAAACCTCCATATCAAAGAGGTGGCCTACCCTAAATTACAAAACGGGCAAGTCCTGATCAAAATGGCGGCTTGTTCGCTTAACTATCGGGATCTCGTCACCGTTGCCGGGGCGTATGGCAAAACGGTCAAAACCCCCTTGGTCCCCTGTTCTGACGGGGTTGGTACAGTGGTGGAACAAGGCCCCAATGCCACGCGTTTTCCCATTGGTACCCGCATCAGTCCGATTTTCTTTCCTCACTGGATTGACGGGGCTGCAACGCCTTATGTGCTACCCGATGCCTTGGGTGGAGCATATGACGGGACATTAGCCCAATATATGGCAGTCGATGAAAAGGCGTGCGTCATGGTGCCAGATCACCTCACCGATGTGCAAGCTGCCAGCCTGCCTTGTGCAGCCTTAACAGCCTGGAGTGCACTTTTTGAACAGGCCGATCTCAATTCATCTGACAGTCTTGTCATACAGGGGACAGGTGGGGTCGCCCTGTTTGCCCTTCTTTTTGCCAAGGCGGTGGGTGCACAAGTACTAATCACCTCTTCCAGTGATCAAAAACTTGCCATGGCCAAAGAACTGGGAGCAGATCATACGGTCAATTATTATGATAATCCAAACTGGCGTAACGAAGTCAAGTCCGTCTGGTCAGAAGGGGCGGATCATATTATTGAATTGGGTGGCGCACAAACACTGGAACAATCCATCCGCTCAGTGCGCATCGGTGGACATATCAGCCTAATCGGTGTGTTAACCGGCACCAATACCTCCTCTATCCCGCTACCGCTGATTTTAATGCGCAACATCCGTATTCAAGGGGTCACTGTGGGATCACGCAGTGCCTTTGAGCGGATGAATGATTTTATCCGGGAACATAAAATCACCCCTGTCATTGATCGCACCTTTAATTTTAATGAAGTCCCCAGCGCCTTTAAATATCTGGAAAGTGGTCAGCATTTCGGCAAGGTCTGTATCGAACTTTAA
- a CDS encoding glutathione S-transferase family protein, giving the protein MRKLFYVPDTASLAPHIILNRLAQPFELVKMSKEDGSLHEYTYIELNPNRRVPTLVDGDLVLFESAAICLHLADLDPDSGLMPPLGSAKRAMAYKWLVHMTNSIQADMMLYFYKERFSKTAQGAEEVRDVAIERVTTFMRQIDEALNDGRPYLCGTNKTIVEDYLLMLGRWFVQMGQEGRLKSMAHLHALLGVLEGDVVVKATYDAEGCTALFS; this is encoded by the coding sequence ATGCGCAAACTCTTTTATGTGCCCGATACGGCGTCCTTGGCCCCGCATATCATCCTGAACCGTTTGGCTCAGCCCTTTGAGCTGGTGAAAATGAGCAAGGAAGACGGCTCGCTTCATGAATATACCTATATTGAGCTGAACCCCAATCGCCGGGTACCCACCTTGGTGGATGGGGATTTGGTTCTGTTTGAATCGGCTGCGATTTGTTTACATTTGGCCGATCTTGATCCTGATAGTGGATTGATGCCGCCCTTGGGTAGTGCCAAACGGGCGATGGCCTATAAATGGCTGGTCCATATGACCAATTCCATTCAGGCCGACATGATGCTGTATTTTTATAAAGAGCGTTTTTCCAAAACAGCGCAAGGGGCCGAAGAAGTGCGTGATGTAGCGATTGAACGCGTCACCACCTTTATGCGCCAGATAGACGAAGCCTTAAATGATGGTCGTCCCTATTTGTGTGGCACGAACAAAACGATTGTGGAAGATTACCTGTTGATGCTGGGGCGTTGGTTTGTGCAGATGGGCCAGGAAGGCAGGTTGAAATCCATGGCCCATTTGCATGCTTTGCTGGGAGTATTGGAAGGTGATGTGGTGGTCAAGGCAACCTATGACGCAGAAGGGTGTACAGCCCTGTTTTCTTAA
- the tgt gene encoding tRNA guanosine(34) transglycosylase Tgt codes for MTTDFNFELLGTDGPARRGRVHTAHGAINTPAFMPVGTAATVKAMMPESVADTGAEILLGNTYHLMLRPGAERIEKLGGLHKFMNWDKPILTDSGGFQVMSLAQLRKITEEGVRFRSHIDGAYYDLTPESSTEIQRQLDADITMCFDECPALPASKERVNEAMQLSMRWAKRSRDAFVERRGYGQFGIVQGGTEEDLRKESVEKLVDIGFEGYAIGGLAVGEGQELMFQTLDYTTPVMPTDKPRYLMGVGKPDDLVGAVARGVDMFDCVLPSRSGRTAEAWTRRGSVNLRNARHKDDPRPLDENCTCPCCRSYSRAYLYHLTKSKEILGLMLLTWHNLHYYQELMAGMRGAIEEGTFEKFVIDFHALREQGDIEPI; via the coding sequence ATGACAACTGACTTTAATTTTGAACTTTTAGGCACAGATGGCCCTGCGCGTCGTGGCCGTGTCCATACCGCCCATGGGGCGATCAATACACCTGCGTTTATGCCTGTGGGCACTGCGGCAACCGTGAAGGCTATGATGCCGGAATCTGTGGCGGATACAGGCGCGGAAATTCTGCTGGGTAACACCTATCATTTGATGCTGCGTCCCGGCGCTGAACGTATTGAAAAGCTTGGCGGGCTGCATAAGTTCATGAATTGGGATAAGCCGATCCTGACCGATAGTGGCGGCTTTCAGGTCATGAGCTTGGCGCAACTGCGCAAGATCACCGAAGAAGGCGTGCGTTTTCGCTCCCACATTGATGGGGCCTATTATGATCTGACCCCGGAAAGCTCGACAGAAATTCAGCGTCAGCTTGATGCGGATATCACCATGTGTTTTGATGAATGTCCGGCCCTGCCAGCATCAAAAGAACGTGTGAATGAAGCCATGCAACTGTCCATGCGCTGGGCCAAACGGTCTCGCGACGCCTTTGTTGAGCGCCGGGGCTATGGTCAGTTCGGGATTGTTCAGGGCGGCACCGAAGAAGATTTACGAAAAGAGTCCGTGGAAAAGCTGGTCGATATCGGCTTTGAAGGCTACGCCATTGGCGGTCTGGCGGTAGGTGAAGGCCAGGAATTGATGTTCCAGACGCTGGATTACACCACCCCTGTCATGCCGACCGATAAGCCACGCTATTTGATGGGCGTGGGCAAGCCGGATGATTTGGTTGGGGCTGTGGCCCGTGGTGTGGATATGTTTGACTGCGTATTGCCGTCACGTTCCGGGCGCACGGCAGAAGCCTGGACGCGTCGTGGGTCGGTCAATCTGCGCAATGCCCGTCATAAAGACGATCCGCGCCCGCTGGATGAAAATTGTACCTGCCCGTGTTGTCGCAGTTATTCCCGTGCCTATCTTTACCATCTGACCAAATCCAAAGAGATTTTGGGTCTGATGCTTCTGACCTGGCATAACCTGCATTACTATCAGGAACTGATGGCGGGTATGCGTGGTGCCATTGAAGAAGGTACATTCGAAAAATTTGTTATTGATTTCCATGCTCTTCGTGAGCAAGGCGATATTGAACCGATATAA
- a CDS encoding thiamine pyrophosphate-binding protein, which translates to MTQQTGAQCLVDQLILHGSDKIFGVPGESYLSVLDALYDAEQLSFITCRQEGGAAMMAEAYGKLTGRPGICMVTRGPGATNASAGVHVAFQDSTPMILFIGQVGRSMQEREAFQEIDYRRMFGQMAKWVAQIDEAARIPEFIARAFQTATSGRPGPVVLALPEDMLRDMVGAEVSLSPFKPAQSYPSPQDVAAFSRLLQGADKPLMIVGGGGWSRQVQNQVEDFCQHYGLPVAGSFRCQDYINNDLDVYVGHVGIGIDPNLTSAIEESDLLIVLGARLGEMTTSGYSLFSPPKTTQKMVHIYPCGEELGRVYQPDLAMISTMPSFGDALAELEVDVPDWSGWAQRLRRIYEEFTTPIPHCGQMQLADLVSLLRQTLRADAIMTNGAGNYSIWTHRFFRYRQYGTQLAPTSGSMGYGLPAAIAAKSLYPEREVICMAGDGCVMMTVQEFATAVQYGLRIIVIVVNNSMFGTIRMHQEKRYPARISGTNLQNPDFAALAQSFGGLGLRVENNDEFVTAFAKAQKHDGPALIEVIVDNQLLTPTLTVGALQS; encoded by the coding sequence ATGACACAACAAACCGGTGCCCAATGTCTTGTCGACCAGCTGATCTTACATGGATCAGACAAGATTTTTGGTGTGCCAGGGGAAAGCTATCTTAGTGTTTTGGATGCCCTTTATGATGCTGAACAGTTGAGCTTTATCACCTGTCGTCAGGAAGGGGGGGCGGCCATGATGGCAGAAGCTTATGGAAAGCTCACTGGACGGCCCGGTATTTGTATGGTGACACGGGGGCCGGGCGCAACCAATGCCTCAGCCGGTGTGCATGTCGCTTTTCAGGATTCGACCCCGATGATTTTATTTATCGGGCAGGTGGGTCGTTCCATGCAGGAGCGTGAGGCTTTTCAGGAAATTGATTATCGTCGCATGTTCGGCCAAATGGCAAAATGGGTGGCCCAGATTGATGAGGCTGCGCGCATCCCTGAATTTATCGCGCGTGCCTTTCAAACGGCAACCTCAGGACGCCCCGGCCCGGTGGTGCTTGCCTTGCCCGAAGATATGTTGCGCGATATGGTTGGGGCTGAGGTTTCGCTATCTCCTTTTAAACCCGCTCAGTCTTATCCTAGCCCGCAGGACGTGGCGGCTTTTTCCCGTTTGCTGCAAGGGGCAGATAAACCTTTAATGATTGTCGGTGGGGGCGGCTGGTCAAGACAGGTTCAAAATCAGGTGGAAGACTTTTGCCAACACTATGGCTTGCCTGTGGCTGGGTCCTTTCGCTGTCAGGACTATATCAATAATGACTTGGATGTTTATGTGGGGCATGTGGGTATCGGGATTGACCCAAACCTGACATCCGCGATTGAAGAAAGCGACCTGTTGATTGTTTTGGGTGCACGTTTGGGGGAGATGACGACGAGTGGATATAGTTTGTTTTCGCCGCCCAAAACCACTCAAAAAATGGTTCATATTTATCCCTGTGGTGAAGAACTTGGGCGCGTTTATCAGCCGGATTTAGCAATGATTTCTACGATGCCCTCCTTTGGGGATGCATTGGCAGAGCTAGAAGTAGACGTTCCTGATTGGTCGGGATGGGCGCAACGCCTTCGCCGTATTTATGAAGAATTTACCACTCCGATCCCCCATTGTGGTCAGATGCAGCTAGCTGATTTGGTTAGTCTGTTGCGCCAAACCTTAAGGGCCGATGCCATTATGACCAATGGGGCGGGGAATTATTCTATCTGGACCCATCGTTTTTTCCGCTATCGCCAATATGGGACACAGCTGGCCCCCACATCCGGTTCTATGGGCTATGGCCTGCCTGCTGCGATTGCTGCAAAGTCTTTATACCCGGAGCGCGAGGTGATCTGTATGGCCGGGGATGGCTGTGTGATGATGACGGTGCAGGAATTTGCCACGGCTGTGCAATATGGGCTTAGGATTATCGTGATCGTGGTGAATAATTCAATGTTTGGTACTATTCGCATGCATCAGGAAAAACGCTACCCTGCCCGCATATCAGGGACGAATCTACAGAATCCTGATTTTGCAGCACTGGCACAAAGCTTTGGTGGCTTGGGCTTGCGCGTTGAAAATAATGACGAATTTGTGACAGCCTTTGCAAAAGCCCAAAAGCATGATGGGCCGGCTCTTATAGAAGTTATTGTTGATAATCAATTACTTACGCCAACTTTAACGGTTGGCGCACTTCAGTCATAA